The following coding sequences lie in one Streptomyces sp. NBC_00510 genomic window:
- a CDS encoding ATP-dependent helicase → MSSLITGPQQLKELLGIPFTPEQLACITAPLAPQVIVAGAGSGKTTVMAARVVWLVGTGQVAPEQVLGLTFTNKAAGELSERVRKALVRAGVTDPDPADPDHAPGEPQISTYHAFAGQLLKEHGLRIGLEPTARLLADATRYQLAARVLRTAPGPFPALTKGIPTLVSDLLALEGELAEHLVPPERLLAHDREWLAALDGVRLTNADLRRLPETARARIDLTGLAAAYRAEKKQRDLLDFGDQIALSASLARTRPGVGRILREQYAVVLLDEYQDTSVAQGLLLSALFGDGTGHPVTAVGDPCQAIYGWRGASVANLDDFPLHFAHADGTPARRQSLSENRRSGGRLLDLANDLAAELRERHEGVEALRPAPGAERDGVVRCALLPTQEEEIAWIADSIAHLVRTGTAPGEIAVLCRAAGHFADIHAALVARDVPVEVVGLSGLLHLPEVADLVAVCEVLQDPTANAALVRLLTGPRWRIGPRDLALLGRRARLLVPGRGDTADRLAAAVEGVDPAEVISLADALETFVDGEPGDHLPFSAEARVRFARLATEIRELRRSLADPLMDVLHRVLAVTGLEVELSASPHALAARRRETLHAFLDVAAGFASLDGEATLLAFLGFLRTAAQYEKGLDSSLPGGENTVKVLTAHKSKGLEWDVVAVPGLVRKGFPSERGRELWHFNAKALPHALRGDAATLPDVEEWSRAGLATFKAAMAEHNRVEELRLGYVTFTRPRSLLLGSGHWWGPSQKRAFGPSAFLDALRAHCEAGHGEVEHWAEEPAPDAVNPALARTAETPWPLPLDPAALARRREAARKVLAHLRAPAAYPVAAPPDPDWPPPPEDEEEPPPYDAYDDQYDAQYGEEDAGDWEDWSDDRPPAIPGQPGPPVPGPASIPVPVAVSGFDRGEALLPEEARAVASWDRDLDALTEELLRSRAAVRDVPLPTTLTASALLRLAADPDGFARELARPMPRPPRPAARRGTRFHAWVESRFEELPLIAPEELPGIEGDDEIADERDLAELKEAFLRTPYAERTPYRVEAPFQIDLAGRVIRGRIDAVYREGEGYEIVDWKTGRAGTADPLQLAVYRLAWAERRGVPLSQVTAAFLHVRTGELIRPEALPDRAALERLLLGGPEPGPGGAPGADAEGPGVAR, encoded by the coding sequence GTGTCCTCCCTCATCACCGGTCCCCAGCAGCTCAAGGAGCTGCTGGGCATCCCGTTCACCCCGGAGCAGCTGGCGTGCATCACCGCGCCGCTCGCCCCGCAGGTGATCGTGGCCGGTGCCGGTTCCGGGAAGACGACGGTCATGGCGGCCCGCGTGGTGTGGCTGGTCGGCACCGGGCAGGTCGCCCCCGAGCAGGTGCTGGGGCTGACGTTCACCAACAAGGCCGCCGGCGAGCTCTCGGAGCGCGTGCGCAAGGCCCTCGTCCGGGCCGGGGTCACCGATCCGGACCCGGCGGACCCCGACCACGCGCCGGGCGAGCCGCAGATCTCCACGTACCACGCCTTCGCCGGACAGCTCCTGAAGGAGCACGGGCTGCGCATCGGGCTGGAGCCGACCGCGCGGCTGCTCGCCGACGCGACGCGCTACCAGCTGGCGGCGCGCGTCCTGCGGACCGCGCCCGGTCCCTTCCCGGCGCTCACCAAGGGCATCCCGACCCTGGTCAGCGATCTGCTGGCGCTGGAGGGCGAGCTCGCGGAGCACCTGGTGCCGCCCGAGCGGCTGCTCGCCCACGACCGGGAGTGGCTCGCCGCCCTCGACGGCGTCCGGCTCACCAACGCGGATCTGCGCAGGCTCCCCGAGACGGCGCGCGCCCGCATCGACCTGACCGGGCTCGCCGCCGCGTACCGCGCCGAGAAGAAGCAGCGCGACCTGCTCGACTTCGGCGACCAGATCGCCCTGTCGGCGAGCCTGGCCCGCACCCGTCCCGGGGTCGGCCGCATCCTGCGCGAGCAGTACGCCGTGGTGCTGCTCGACGAGTACCAGGACACCTCCGTCGCCCAGGGCCTGCTGCTCTCCGCCCTGTTCGGCGACGGCACGGGCCATCCGGTGACCGCGGTCGGCGACCCCTGCCAGGCCATCTACGGCTGGCGCGGCGCCTCGGTGGCCAACCTCGACGACTTCCCGCTCCACTTCGCGCACGCCGACGGGACGCCCGCCCGGCGCCAGTCCCTGTCGGAGAACCGGCGCAGCGGCGGCCGGCTGCTCGACCTCGCCAACGACCTCGCCGCCGAGCTGCGCGAGCGTCACGAGGGTGTCGAGGCCCTGCGGCCCGCGCCCGGCGCCGAACGGGACGGCGTCGTGCGCTGCGCGCTGCTGCCCACCCAGGAGGAGGAGATCGCCTGGATCGCCGACTCCATCGCGCACCTGGTCCGCACGGGCACCGCGCCCGGCGAGATCGCGGTGCTGTGCCGGGCCGCCGGTCACTTCGCCGACATCCACGCGGCGCTCGTCGCCCGGGACGTGCCGGTGGAGGTGGTCGGCCTGTCCGGGCTGCTGCACCTGCCGGAGGTCGCCGACCTCGTCGCCGTCTGCGAGGTGCTGCAGGACCCGACGGCCAACGCCGCCCTCGTCCGGCTGCTCACCGGGCCGCGCTGGCGGATCGGGCCGCGCGACCTGGCGCTGCTGGGACGGCGGGCACGGCTGCTCGTACCGGGCCGCGGCGACACCGCGGACCGGCTGGCGGCCGCCGTGGAGGGCGTCGACCCGGCCGAGGTGATCTCGCTCGCCGACGCCTTGGAGACCTTCGTCGATGGCGAGCCCGGCGACCACCTGCCCTTCTCGGCCGAGGCGCGGGTGCGCTTCGCGCGCCTGGCCACCGAGATACGCGAGCTGCGCCGGTCCCTCGCCGACCCGCTCATGGACGTACTGCACCGGGTGCTCGCCGTCACCGGCCTGGAGGTCGAACTCTCCGCGTCCCCGCACGCGCTGGCCGCCCGCCGCCGGGAGACCCTGCACGCCTTCCTGGACGTGGCGGCCGGCTTCGCCTCCCTGGACGGCGAGGCCACGCTGTTGGCCTTCCTGGGCTTCCTGCGCACCGCCGCCCAGTACGAGAAGGGCCTGGACAGCTCGCTGCCCGGCGGCGAGAACACGGTGAAGGTGCTCACCGCGCACAAGTCCAAGGGGCTGGAGTGGGACGTCGTCGCCGTCCCCGGGCTGGTGCGCAAGGGCTTCCCGAGCGAGCGGGGCCGCGAGCTGTGGCACTTCAACGCCAAGGCGCTGCCGCACGCGCTGCGCGGTGACGCCGCCACCCTCCCCGACGTCGAGGAGTGGTCCCGGGCGGGCCTGGCCACCTTCAAGGCGGCCATGGCCGAACACAACCGCGTCGAGGAGCTCCGGCTCGGCTACGTCACCTTCACCCGGCCGCGTTCCCTGCTGCTCGGCTCCGGCCACTGGTGGGGGCCCAGCCAGAAGCGGGCCTTCGGCCCGTCCGCCTTCCTCGACGCCCTGCGCGCGCACTGCGAGGCCGGCCACGGCGAGGTCGAGCACTGGGCGGAGGAGCCCGCGCCCGACGCCGTCAACCCGGCCCTGGCCCGTACGGCCGAGACGCCGTGGCCGCTGCCCCTGGACCCGGCCGCCCTGGCCCGCCGCCGCGAGGCCGCGCGCAAGGTGCTGGCCCACCTGCGGGCGCCGGCCGCGTACCCGGTGGCCGCCCCTCCCGATCCCGACTGGCCGCCGCCCCCCGAGGACGAGGAGGAGCCGCCGCCGTACGACGCGTACGACGACCAGTACGACGCCCAGTACGGCGAGGAGGACGCCGGCGACTGGGAGGACTGGTCCGACGACCGGCCGCCCGCCATCCCCGGGCAGCCCGGCCCGCCCGTACCCGGGCCCGCCTCCATACCCGTACCCGTGGCCGTGTCCGGGTTCGACCGGGGTGAGGCGCTGCTCCCCGAGGAGGCCCGTGCCGTCGCGTCCTGGGACCGGGACCTCGACGCGCTCACCGAGGAGCTGCTCCGCTCGCGCGCGGCCGTCCGCGACGTCCCCCTGCCCACCACGCTCACCGCCTCCGCGCTGCTGCGGCTGGCCGCCGACCCCGACGGCTTCGCCCGCGAGCTGGCCCGCCCCATGCCCCGCCCGCCGAGGCCCGCGGCCCGGCGCGGCACCCGCTTCCACGCCTGGGTCGAGTCCCGGTTCGAGGAACTGCCGCTGATCGCCCCCGAGGAGCTGCCCGGCATCGAGGGCGACGACGAGATCGCCGACGAGCGCGACCTCGCCGAACTCAAGGAGGCCTTCCTGCGGACCCCGTACGCCGAGCGCACCCCTTACCGCGTCGAGGCGCCGTTCCAGATCGACCTCGCCGGGAGGGTGATCCGCGGCCGGATCGACGCGGTGTACCGGGAGGGTGAGGGCTACGAGATCGTCGACTGGAAGACCGGGCGGGCCGGCACCGCCGACCCGCTGCAGCTCGCCGTCTACCGGCTCGCCTGGGCCGAGCGGCGGGGAGTGCCGTTGTCGCAGGTCACGGCCGCTTTCCTGCACGTGAGGACGGGGGAGCTGATCCGGCCCGAGGCGCTGCCCGACCGGGCCGCGTTGGAACGCCTCCTGCTGGGCGGCCCGGAGCCCGGGCCGGGGGGCGCGCCCGGTGCCGACGCCGAGGGTCCCGGCGTCGCCCGATAG
- a CDS encoding type II toxin-antitoxin system prevent-host-death family antitoxin yields the protein MERIPVRELNQNTSAVLARVQHGETLEVTVSGTPVARLVPISGSQSVLDRMVAEGRATPPAASGPVPVPPVLGDPGIDTAAVLVSLRDEERW from the coding sequence ATGGAGCGCATCCCGGTACGCGAGCTGAACCAGAACACCAGTGCCGTGCTCGCGCGCGTGCAGCACGGCGAAACCTTGGAGGTGACCGTGAGCGGAACCCCAGTGGCCCGCCTCGTACCCATCTCGGGCAGCCAGTCCGTGCTGGACCGCATGGTCGCCGAGGGACGCGCCACCCCACCGGCGGCCTCAGGTCCGGTCCCGGTGCCGCCCGTGCTCGGCGATCCGGGGATCGACACGGCGGCCGTGCTCGTCTCGCTGCGCGACGAGGAGCGCTGGTGA
- a CDS encoding type II toxin-antitoxin system VapC family toxin encodes MIYLDSAAIVKMVRREQGTRELVAWLNDRPDEPLVSSSLVEVEVPRALRRSAPQALAGVPGVITRLYRVEIDATVRATASAYGDPLLRSLDSIHLATAQLLADQVGADPLVFVTYDQRLLKAAQDIGLRAEAPGG; translated from the coding sequence GTGATCTACCTCGACTCGGCGGCGATCGTGAAGATGGTCCGCCGGGAACAGGGCACCCGGGAGTTGGTCGCCTGGCTGAACGACCGCCCCGACGAGCCTTTGGTGTCGTCGTCGCTCGTCGAGGTGGAGGTGCCACGGGCTCTGCGCCGATCGGCCCCGCAGGCGCTCGCCGGCGTCCCCGGTGTGATCACCCGGCTCTACCGGGTCGAGATCGACGCGACTGTCCGTGCCACGGCCTCCGCCTACGGCGATCCGCTCCTCCGCTCGCTCGACTCGATCCACCTCGCGACGGCGCAGCTCCTCGCCGACCAGGTGGGCGCGGATCCGCTCGTCTTCGTCACGTACGACCAGCGCCTGCTGAAGGCGGCCCAGGACATCGGGCTGCGGGCCGAGGCACCGGGCGGCTGA
- a CDS encoding ATP-dependent helicase, which yields MTSSSTRQTDAAARRSGGTVGPSGGYRLLRTAPEPVTPPELDAAQRAVVEHAGGPLLVLAGPGTGKTTTLVEAVAERVRRGTDPERILVLTFSRKAAGELRDRMAARMGGAAAPQATTFHSFCYALVRAHQDPELFADPLRLLSGPEQDLAVRELLAGEAELERRGRTRVRWPDELRAALTTRGFADEVRAVLARTRELGLGPRALAASAGRTGRPDWSAAAGFLAEYLDVLDLQGVIDYAELVHRAVLLAGRPEVARHLAGAYEAVFVDEYQDTDPAQVRLLRALAGGGRHLVAFGDPDQSIYAFRGADVNGILGFPEDFRHADGRPAGVRVLTTSRRSGAALLAATRLLTRRMPLTRLPAAAVRAHRELAPVRDGGSAAVRTYPTPGAELDGIADVLRRAHLEDGVPWSDMAVLVRAGSRSLPVLRRALTSAGVPVEIDGDDLPLRDEPAVAPLLLALRVCAHAVLPDAPEPGLSVEDALTLLVSPLGGMDAADLRRLGRALREEERAAGVAVPRPSDELIAEALTEPERLVAHDPSYARGAQRLGGLLRKGRELLAGGGTAEEALWELWDGTPWPGRLERAAARGGAAGRNADRDLDAVCVLFDTAARAEERTGGRGALNFLEELSAQDIAADVLTRRAVRPDAVRLMTAHRSKGLEWRLVVVAGVQEGLWPDLRRRGSLLEADRIGRDGLAEPLTPGALLAEERRLFYVAATRARERLVVTAVKAAADDGDQPSRFLTELGVEPVDVTHRARRPLSVAALVAELRATTVDPAASPALREAAARRLARLAALEDAGQPLVPAAHPERWWGLYEQTRSEVPLRDRDQPVTLSGSALDQLANTCALQWFLGREVKAEPPSTAAQGFGNVLHVLADEVASGSTPADLDVLMERLDSVWNALAFDAPWKSQQEKENARAALERFLRWHVMERGRQAVASEHGFDVTLETGDVAVRIRGSMDRVETDADGNAYVVDFKTGKAKPTAAEVEGHPQLAVYQLAVREGAVDELFHGTRPAPGGAELVQLRLGAARRDGGDTQPTVQHQEALSGDWADTLLAGAAARVLDERFTPSTGQHCENCAFRASCSGRPEGRHVVE from the coding sequence GTGACCTCCTCCTCCACCCGCCAGACGGACGCCGCCGCACGGCGCTCCGGGGGGACGGTCGGGCCTTCCGGCGGCTACCGACTGCTACGGACCGCTCCGGAACCGGTGACGCCCCCTGAACTGGACGCCGCACAGCGCGCGGTGGTTGAGCACGCGGGCGGTCCGCTCCTGGTACTCGCCGGTCCGGGCACCGGGAAGACCACCACCCTGGTCGAGGCCGTCGCCGAACGCGTGCGGCGCGGCACCGACCCGGAACGGATCCTCGTCCTCACCTTCAGCCGCAAGGCCGCGGGCGAACTGCGGGACCGCATGGCCGCCCGGATGGGTGGCGCGGCCGCACCGCAGGCGACCACCTTCCACTCGTTCTGCTACGCCCTGGTCCGCGCCCACCAGGACCCCGAGCTGTTCGCCGACCCGCTGCGGCTGCTGTCCGGCCCCGAACAGGACCTGGCGGTGCGCGAGCTCCTGGCCGGCGAGGCCGAACTGGAGCGGCGGGGGCGGACCCGCGTGCGCTGGCCGGACGAGCTGCGCGCGGCGCTGACGACCCGCGGCTTCGCCGACGAGGTGCGGGCCGTGCTGGCCCGCACCCGCGAGCTCGGCCTCGGCCCGCGCGCCCTGGCCGCCTCCGCCGGCCGCACCGGCCGCCCCGACTGGTCGGCGGCGGCCGGCTTCCTCGCCGAGTACCTCGACGTCCTCGACCTCCAGGGCGTCATCGACTACGCCGAACTGGTGCACCGCGCGGTGCTCCTGGCCGGGCGTCCCGAGGTGGCCCGCCACCTCGCCGGGGCGTACGAGGCCGTCTTCGTCGACGAGTACCAGGACACCGACCCGGCGCAGGTGCGGCTGCTGCGGGCGCTCGCGGGCGGCGGCCGCCACCTGGTGGCCTTCGGCGACCCCGACCAGTCCATCTACGCCTTCCGCGGCGCCGACGTGAACGGCATCCTCGGCTTCCCCGAGGACTTCCGGCACGCCGACGGCCGCCCCGCCGGCGTCCGCGTCCTCACCACCTCCCGCCGCTCCGGCGCCGCCCTGCTGGCCGCCACCCGGCTCCTGACGCGGCGGATGCCGCTGACCCGGCTTCCGGCCGCCGCCGTCCGCGCCCACCGCGAGCTCGCGCCGGTCCGCGACGGCGGCTCGGCCGCCGTCCGCACCTACCCCACGCCCGGTGCCGAACTCGACGGCATCGCCGACGTGCTGCGTCGCGCCCACCTCGAGGACGGCGTCCCCTGGTCCGACATGGCCGTCCTGGTGCGCGCGGGTTCCCGCTCGCTGCCCGTGCTGCGGCGGGCCCTGACCTCCGCCGGGGTGCCGGTCGAGATCGACGGGGACGACCTCCCGCTGCGCGACGAGCCCGCCGTCGCCCCCCTCCTGCTCGCCCTGCGGGTCTGCGCGCACGCCGTCCTGCCCGACGCCCCGGAGCCGGGCCTGAGCGTCGAGGACGCGCTCACCCTGCTGGTCTCCCCGCTCGGCGGCATGGACGCCGCCGACCTGCGCCGCCTGGGCCGCGCCCTGCGCGAGGAGGAGCGGGCCGCCGGGGTGGCCGTACCGCGGCCCTCGGACGAGTTGATCGCCGAGGCGCTCACGGAGCCCGAGCGGCTCGTGGCGCACGACCCGTCGTACGCGCGGGGCGCCCAGCGGCTCGGCGGGCTGCTGCGCAAGGGGCGCGAGCTGCTGGCCGGCGGCGGCACCGCCGAGGAGGCGCTGTGGGAGCTGTGGGACGGCACCCCCTGGCCCGGCCGGCTGGAGCGCGCCGCGGCGCGCGGCGGCGCGGCCGGACGCAACGCCGACCGGGACCTGGACGCGGTGTGCGTGCTCTTCGACACCGCCGCCCGCGCCGAGGAGCGCACCGGCGGCCGTGGCGCGCTGAACTTCCTGGAGGAGCTGTCCGCCCAGGACATCGCCGCCGACGTGCTGACCCGGCGCGCCGTGCGGCCCGACGCCGTACGGCTGATGACCGCGCACCGCTCCAAGGGCCTGGAGTGGCGGCTCGTCGTCGTCGCCGGCGTCCAGGAGGGGCTCTGGCCCGACCTGCGCCGCCGCGGCTCGCTGCTGGAGGCCGACCGCATCGGCCGCGACGGCCTCGCGGAGCCGCTCACCCCGGGTGCCCTGCTCGCCGAGGAGCGCCGGCTGTTCTACGTCGCGGCCACCCGCGCCCGTGAGCGGCTCGTCGTGACCGCCGTGAAGGCCGCCGCCGACGACGGCGACCAGCCCTCCCGCTTCCTCACCGAACTCGGCGTCGAGCCCGTCGACGTCACCCACCGGGCCCGCCGCCCGCTGTCGGTCGCGGCCCTCGTCGCCGAGCTGCGCGCCACGACCGTCGACCCGGCCGCCTCCCCCGCCCTGCGCGAGGCCGCCGCCCGGCGCCTGGCGCGCCTGGCGGCCCTGGAGGACGCGGGCCAGCCGCTGGTGCCCGCCGCCCACCCCGAACGCTGGTGGGGCCTGTACGAGCAGACCCGCTCCGAGGTCCCGCTGCGGGACCGCGACCAGCCGGTCACCCTCTCCGGCAGCGCGCTGGACCAGCTGGCCAACACCTGTGCCCTGCAGTGGTTCCTCGGCCGCGAGGTGAAGGCCGAGCCGCCCTCCACGGCGGCCCAGGGCTTCGGCAACGTCCTGCACGTCCTCGCCGACGAGGTCGCCTCGGGCAGCACCCCGGCCGACCTGGACGTGCTCATGGAGCGGCTGGACTCGGTGTGGAACGCCCTGGCCTTCGACGCCCCCTGGAAGTCCCAGCAGGAGAAGGAGAACGCCCGGGCCGCCCTGGAGCGCTTCCTGCGCTGGCACGTCATGGAACGCGGCCGCCAGGCCGTCGCCTCCGAGCACGGCTTCGACGTCACCTTGGAGACGGGGGACGTGGCCGTCCGCATCCGCGGCAGCATGGACCGCGTCGAGACCGACGCCGACGGCAACGCCTACGTCGTCGACTTCAAGACCGGCAAGGCCAAGCCCACCGCCGCCGAGGTCGAGGGCCACCCGCAGCTCGCCGTCTACCAGCTCGCCGTCCGCGAGGGCGCCGTCGACGAGCTCTTCCACGGCACCCGGCCCGCCCCCGGCGGCGCCGAGCTCGTCCAGCTCCGCCTCGGCGCCGCCCGCCGCGACGGCGGCGACACCCAGCCCACCGTCCAGCACCAGGAGGCGCTCAGCGGCGACTGGGCCGACACCCTGCTCGCCGGCGCGGCCGCCCGCGTCCTCGACGAGCGCTTCACCCCCTCCACCGGCCAGCACTGCGAGAACTGCGCCTTCCGGGCCTCCTGCAGCGGCCGCCCCGAGGGACGGCACGTGGTGGAGTGA
- a CDS encoding MGMT family protein encodes MSKDTAHDPDDGPDDDVQELPAYAERVLDVAERIPPGRVMTYGDVAEWLGEGGPRQVGHVMALYGGAVPWWRVVRADGGLLPGHELRALEHYRAEGTPLRPAPRAAKGHIPRLDMREARWDGTDPVPAPGGDD; translated from the coding sequence ATGAGCAAGGACACCGCGCACGACCCGGACGACGGTCCGGACGACGACGTCCAGGAGTTGCCCGCGTACGCGGAGCGCGTGCTGGACGTCGCCGAGCGGATCCCGCCCGGACGGGTCATGACCTACGGCGACGTGGCCGAGTGGCTGGGGGAGGGCGGTCCCCGGCAGGTGGGCCACGTCATGGCGCTGTACGGCGGGGCCGTGCCGTGGTGGCGCGTGGTGCGCGCGGACGGCGGGCTGCTGCCGGGCCACGAGCTGCGCGCCCTGGAGCACTACCGCGCGGAGGGCACCCCGCTGCGCCCGGCCCCCCGGGCCGCGAAGGGCCACATACCCCGCCTCGACATGCGCGAGGCCCGCTGGGACGGCACGGACCCCGTGCCCGCCCCCGGCGGGGACGACTGA
- a CDS encoding lysylphosphatidylglycerol synthase domain-containing protein codes for MSGNGAARAVPAASEGPGDGAPATPDERAEQAVSASGDAPRGETRATSKAPAGQPAVTPARSGDDTPGTTEAPDTEAPGTAEAPDTADGPGAEESLTGTTPHTDPVARDEPLLPARVHRPVDLMRFLFGLLGIAIVLMIAGFAHATTSGVEQDIAEGATHAPEPLITIAGLLATVAVLIVPVAFAVERLIKRDGLRIADGVLAAVLAHGVSLATDLWVSDAAPVAIRDALTRDAPGGGITDPVHGYLAPVIAYMTAVGMARRPRWRVALWFVLVVDSFAVLVGGYTTPFSIIVTVLIGWTVAYGTLYGVGSPNVRPTGQNLLAGLRRVGFAPLTAVRAEDEFPDAPDSDRGRRYLVTLEQGPLLDVTVVDREQQAHGFFYRMWRRLQLRGITQRRSLQSLRQALEQEALLAYAAIAAGANAPRLIATSELGPDAVMLVYEHMGGRSLDALSDEEITDEVLHGAWEQVRALQSRRIAHRRLVGEALKMDRCGDVFLTDLRGGEIAAGDIVLRMDVAQLLTTLALRVGPERSVASAVAVLGPDAVADSLPLLQPIALSRTTRATLKQLARERAQREREAVLAASRARRADGEAGDAGEAAGKDAGKETKAERRAEKKAIEDALDGVREEDLLTRIRHQVLLIRPQAPVEPVRLERVRPRTLISIIAGAFAAYFLLSQISSIDPATLLAEANWIWVIVAVLASALSYVAAAMALSGFVPEKLSFVRTTLAQIAGSFVKLVAPAAIGGVALNTRYLQKSGVRPGLAVASVGASQLVGLGSHISLLLVFGYITGTEKTPSLSPSRTVMAGLLTAGVLFLVVTAVPPLRRFVSTRVRALFAGVVPRMLDVLQQPMKLTTGIGGTLLLTLAFVLCLDASIRTFHGEVNFAAVAVIFLAGNALGSAAPTPGGLGAVEGALIAGLTTIGHLDSATATSAVLLFRVLTFWLPVLPGWLAFTQLTRRQAL; via the coding sequence GTGAGCGGGAACGGAGCCGCTCGCGCGGTCCCCGCTGCCTCCGAGGGCCCCGGGGACGGCGCCCCGGCGACCCCGGACGAGCGCGCCGAGCAGGCCGTGTCCGCGTCCGGTGACGCCCCGCGCGGTGAGACCCGCGCCACATCGAAGGCCCCGGCCGGACAGCCGGCGGTGACGCCCGCGCGGTCCGGGGACGACACCCCCGGCACCACCGAGGCCCCGGACACCGAGGCTCCCGGCACGGCCGAGGCCCCGGACACCGCCGACGGCCCCGGCGCCGAAGAGTCCCTCACCGGCACCACCCCGCACACCGACCCGGTGGCGCGGGACGAGCCGCTGCTGCCCGCGCGCGTGCACCGGCCCGTCGACCTCATGCGCTTCCTCTTCGGGCTCCTCGGCATCGCGATCGTGCTGATGATCGCGGGCTTCGCGCACGCGACGACCTCCGGCGTGGAGCAGGACATCGCCGAGGGCGCGACGCACGCGCCCGAGCCGCTGATCACGATCGCCGGGCTGCTGGCGACCGTGGCGGTGCTGATCGTGCCCGTGGCGTTCGCCGTGGAGCGGCTGATCAAGCGGGACGGGCTGCGCATCGCGGACGGCGTGCTGGCCGCGGTCCTGGCCCACGGGGTGTCGCTCGCCACCGACCTGTGGGTGTCGGACGCGGCACCGGTGGCGATCCGGGACGCGCTGACCCGCGACGCGCCCGGCGGCGGGATCACCGACCCGGTCCACGGCTACCTGGCCCCGGTGATCGCCTACATGACGGCGGTCGGCATGGCCCGGCGCCCGCGCTGGCGGGTCGCGCTGTGGTTCGTGCTGGTCGTGGACTCCTTCGCGGTGCTGGTGGGCGGCTACACGACACCGTTCTCGATCATCGTGACCGTGCTCATCGGCTGGACCGTGGCGTACGGCACGCTCTACGGGGTCGGCTCGCCGAACGTCCGCCCGACCGGCCAGAACCTGCTCGCGGGTCTGCGCCGGGTGGGCTTCGCCCCGCTGACGGCGGTCCGCGCGGAGGACGAGTTCCCCGACGCGCCCGACTCCGACCGGGGCCGCCGCTACCTGGTGACCCTGGAGCAGGGCCCGCTGCTCGACGTCACGGTCGTGGACCGCGAGCAGCAGGCGCACGGCTTCTTCTACCGCATGTGGCGCCGGCTCCAGCTGCGCGGGATCACCCAGCGGCGCAGCCTGCAGTCGCTGCGCCAGGCGCTGGAGCAGGAGGCGCTGCTGGCCTACGCGGCCATCGCCGCCGGCGCCAACGCCCCGCGGCTGATCGCCACCTCCGAGCTGGGCCCGGACGCCGTGATGCTGGTGTACGAGCACATGGGCGGGCGCTCCCTGGACGCGCTGTCGGACGAGGAGATCACCGACGAGGTGCTGCACGGCGCCTGGGAGCAGGTGCGGGCGCTGCAGTCGCGGCGGATCGCGCACCGCAGGCTGGTCGGCGAGGCGCTGAAGATGGATCGCTGCGGCGACGTCTTCCTGACCGACCTGCGCGGCGGGGAGATCGCGGCGGGCGACATCGTGCTGCGCATGGACGTGGCGCAGCTGCTCACCACCCTGGCGCTGCGCGTCGGCCCGGAGCGGTCGGTGGCCTCGGCCGTGGCCGTGCTGGGCCCGGACGCCGTCGCCGACTCCCTGCCGCTGCTGCAGCCGATCGCGCTGAGCCGCACCACCCGGGCCACGCTGAAGCAGCTCGCCAGGGAGCGGGCGCAGCGCGAACGCGAGGCGGTGCTGGCCGCCTCCCGCGCCCGACGGGCGGACGGTGAGGCCGGTGACGCGGGTGAGGCAGCCGGCAAGGACGCGGGCAAGGAGACCAAGGCCGAGCGGCGGGCCGAGAAGAAGGCGATCGAGGACGCGCTGGACGGGGTCCGCGAGGAGGACCTGCTCACCCGGATCCGCCACCAGGTGCTGCTCATCCGTCCGCAGGCCCCGGTCGAGCCGGTACGGCTGGAGCGGGTGCGGCCGCGCACGCTGATCAGCATCATCGCGGGCGCCTTCGCCGCGTACTTCCTGCTCTCCCAGATCAGCAGCATCGACCCGGCGACACTGCTGGCCGAGGCGAACTGGATCTGGGTCATCGTGGCCGTGCTGGCCTCCGCGCTCAGCTACGTCGCGGCGGCGATGGCGCTGTCCGGCTTCGTGCCGGAGAAGCTGTCCTTCGTCCGTACCACGCTGGCGCAGATCGCCGGTTCCTTCGTGAAGCTGGTGGCCCCCGCGGCCATCGGCGGCGTGGCGCTCAACACGCGCTACCTGCAGAAGTCGGGCGTGCGCCCGGGGCTCGCGGTGGCGAGCGTGGGGGCCTCGCAGCTGGTCGGCCTCGGTTCGCACATCAGCCTGCTGCTGGTGTTCGGCTACATCACGGGCACCGAGAAGACGCCCTCCCTGTCGCCGTCCCGGACGGTGATGGCGGGCCTGCTCACGGCCGGCGTGCTCTTCCTGGTCGTCACCGCCGTGCCGCCGCTGCGGCGCTTCGTGTCCACGCGGGTGCGGGCGCTGTTCGCCGGGGTGGTGCCGCGCATGCTGGACGTGCTGCAGCAGCCGATGAAGCTCACCACGGGCATCGGCGGCACGCTGCTGCTGACCCTCGCCTTCGTGCTGTGCCTGGACGCCAGCATCCGCACCTTCCACGGCGAGGTGAACTTCGCGGCGGTCGCGGTGATCTTCCTGGCGGGCAACGCGCTGGGGTCCGCCGCCCCGACCCCGGGTGGCCTGGGCGCGGTCGAGGGCGCGCTGATCGCCGGTCTGACCACCATCGGCCACCTGGACTCGGCGACGGCCACCTCCGCGGTGCTGCTGTTCCGGGTGCTGACCTTCTGGCTGCCGGTGCTGCCCGGCTGGCTGGCGTTCACCCAGCTCACCAGGCGGCAGGCGCTGTGA